In Chthoniobacterales bacterium, one DNA window encodes the following:
- a CDS encoding WecB/TagA/CpsF family glycosyltransferase produces MIRELVRSGDRGAPPRLFFNLNAHALNLALKNSAFAAALNRAEVTFCDGFGVLLLARIFGDGRLRHRMTPPDFVQEIYRRFHEDGKRIFLVGDEPANVETYARSVEAKFPKLIAGWHDGFFEPGSSAESALIEKIRAEKPHLLLLGMGMPRQELWADVHQERLFCKGILTVGALFSWGISTRRRGPRWATDRGLEWLFRLFLEPSRVWKRYLIGLPEVVFRLLLASRRD; encoded by the coding sequence TTGATCCGGGAACTGGTCCGCTCCGGGGATCGCGGGGCGCCGCCGCGCTTATTCTTCAACCTCAACGCGCATGCGCTGAATCTGGCCCTGAAAAACTCCGCGTTTGCGGCGGCGTTGAATCGCGCGGAGGTGACGTTCTGCGACGGCTTCGGCGTGCTTTTGCTGGCTCGCATTTTCGGAGATGGGCGGCTGCGCCACAGAATGACGCCGCCGGATTTCGTGCAAGAGATTTACAGACGTTTCCACGAAGACGGGAAACGGATTTTCCTGGTGGGCGACGAGCCCGCAAACGTGGAAACCTACGCCCGGAGCGTGGAGGCGAAATTTCCGAAGCTGATTGCCGGCTGGCACGACGGATTCTTTGAACCGGGAAGCTCCGCGGAGAGCGCCCTGATCGAAAAGATCCGGGCGGAGAAGCCGCACCTGCTTTTACTGGGGATGGGAATGCCCCGGCAGGAGCTGTGGGCGGACGTCCACCAAGAGCGGCTCTTTTGCAAAGGCATCCTGACGGTGGGTGCGCTGTTTTCGTGGGGAATATCCACTCGTCGGCGCGGGCCGCGCTGGGCTACCGACCGCGGACTCGAATGGTTGTTTCGTCTCTTTCTGGAGCCGAGCCGGGTGTGGAAGCGCTATTTGATCGGGCTTCCGGAGGTGGTCTTCCGGTTGTTGCTAGCATCCCGTCGCGATTGA
- a CDS encoding glycosyltransferase family 4 protein, whose product MDKQALQIMKLLVFAHTPPPHHGQSYMVQLMLEGFGGDQKLPSAVPAAEYGIECYHVNVQLSDDLEDIGSLRGSKLKRLCNACREALQLRKEFGIDTLYYVPAPAKASAIIRDWLVLAALRPFFKKVVLHWHAFGVGFWARSLVESPGGEGYKTCPPPILFGIFDPFARYLTRLSYRGCDLSIALTDYNVSDAEALAPKQTVVVPNGIPDQCGDRFPLVLERRLARLRDRQEKAIPSSEGHPQSVSRDAPTFDLLFLSHCTREKGLFVAMDAVETVNQDLVRQRANLRVRMVIAGKFQNESERAEFHRRANSLENVSNHSPFMYVGHVDSERKAVLLAECDALIFPTFFQPETFGLVMVEALSFGLPVIATKWRGTSDILRRDLPSLSIPENSEDLSRQLKAAMDFSDFAQLRQSFLERYSLPAFLDSLARNLKTV is encoded by the coding sequence ATGGATAAACAAGCCCTTCAAATCATGAAGCTATTGGTCTTCGCCCACACGCCCCCGCCGCATCACGGCCAGAGCTACATGGTGCAGCTGATGCTCGAGGGTTTTGGCGGCGATCAAAAGTTGCCGAGCGCAGTGCCTGCCGCCGAATACGGAATCGAATGTTACCACGTCAACGTTCAGCTTTCCGACGATCTGGAGGACATCGGAAGCCTGCGTGGCTCGAAGCTCAAACGCCTGTGCAACGCCTGTCGGGAGGCACTGCAACTTCGAAAGGAATTCGGAATCGACACGCTGTATTACGTGCCCGCCCCGGCGAAAGCTTCAGCGATCATCAGAGACTGGCTGGTCCTTGCCGCCCTTCGGCCTTTCTTCAAGAAGGTCGTCCTTCACTGGCATGCTTTTGGCGTTGGCTTCTGGGCGAGATCGCTCGTGGAAAGCCCCGGCGGGGAAGGATACAAAACCTGTCCGCCGCCCATTCTTTTCGGAATCTTCGACCCTTTCGCTCGATACCTCACGCGTTTGTCGTATCGAGGCTGCGATCTCTCCATCGCACTCACGGACTACAACGTGTCCGACGCCGAGGCTCTCGCTCCGAAACAAACGGTGGTCGTTCCCAACGGGATTCCCGATCAATGCGGCGATCGTTTCCCGTTGGTGCTCGAAAGGCGGCTTGCCCGACTCAGGGATCGCCAGGAAAAGGCAATCCCGTCGTCCGAAGGCCACCCCCAGTCCGTTTCACGAGACGCGCCCACCTTTGATCTTCTTTTCCTCTCCCACTGCACGCGGGAAAAAGGGCTCTTCGTCGCCATGGACGCCGTTGAAACGGTCAATCAAGACCTGGTTCGACAACGAGCGAATCTTCGCGTGCGAATGGTCATTGCAGGAAAGTTCCAGAATGAGTCGGAGCGAGCCGAGTTTCACCGACGGGCGAACTCCCTCGAAAACGTGAGCAACCACTCCCCTTTTATGTATGTCGGGCATGTCGACTCCGAGCGGAAAGCCGTCCTCCTTGCCGAATGTGACGCCCTGATTTTTCCAACGTTTTTTCAGCCCGAAACCTTCGGACTCGTAATGGTGGAAGCCCTTTCATTCGGCTTGCCGGTGATCGCCACCAAATGGCGCGGAACTTCAGACATTCTTCGACGGGATCTTCCGTCGCTATCGATTCCCGAAAATTCGGAGGATCTTTCCAGGCAGTTGAAAGCGGCGATGGATTTTTCCGACTTCGCGCAACTTCGCCAAAGTTTTCTGGAGCGATATTCGCTGCCGGCGTTTCTGGATTCCCTGGCCCGAAATCTGAAAACCGTTTGA
- a CDS encoding glycosyltransferase family 9 protein has product MGSRLLIFKVIQLGDNVVFLPLVQELARSQMFSSIELWTTPLAEPLYDSNLPGVTRKIISRPEFNAAWKNPLKILPLVSRVRRIGATHCLIPHDQGNTAHLLALASGIPHRIGSRPHFLKVPGSVTDLISYEDNLPAAERAWALGCRLAANLGRPWPDLPPPPDVSHLLKESAARSFDFLIHPGASLEYQRWLPERFFLLAKQLSRSFRVGWLESEIPLPDFAGSTVEVIRTPDLSSLVSSLAASRVFIGNNSGPMHLASALGVPSLIFCGPSHPIWNPYWNKDRFLLLRKESLPCIGCDPSSGPLNHCTNPEFPLGCMKSWSVEDVARMAIEWINKPFKS; this is encoded by the coding sequence ATGGGATCTCGCCTTCTGATTTTCAAGGTCATTCAACTCGGGGACAACGTGGTATTTCTGCCGCTTGTTCAGGAGTTGGCACGATCGCAGATGTTCTCCTCGATCGAGCTGTGGACAACTCCCCTCGCGGAGCCGCTTTACGATTCGAATTTGCCCGGAGTGACTCGCAAGATCATTTCCCGGCCCGAGTTCAATGCCGCTTGGAAGAATCCGCTTAAAATCCTTCCCCTCGTCTCGCGGGTCCGTCGGATTGGAGCGACCCATTGCCTTATTCCTCACGATCAGGGGAATACCGCCCATCTTCTCGCCCTAGCTTCCGGAATTCCTCATCGAATCGGGAGTCGACCCCATTTCCTCAAGGTTCCGGGTTCGGTGACCGATCTGATTTCCTATGAGGATAACCTGCCCGCCGCCGAACGAGCGTGGGCTCTCGGGTGTCGACTAGCGGCCAATCTCGGGCGCCCCTGGCCAGACCTCCCACCACCTCCAGATGTCTCTCATCTTCTGAAGGAATCGGCCGCTAGGAGCTTCGATTTTCTGATCCATCCAGGAGCAAGTCTGGAATACCAACGATGGCTTCCGGAGAGATTTTTTCTCCTCGCGAAACAGCTATCCCGATCGTTCCGGGTGGGTTGGCTTGAAAGCGAAATCCCCCTTCCCGACTTTGCGGGTTCGACTGTCGAAGTTATCCGCACTCCCGATCTTTCAAGTCTCGTGAGCAGTCTCGCGGCCTCTCGCGTCTTCATTGGCAACAATTCCGGCCCCATGCACCTGGCGAGCGCTTTGGGAGTGCCGTCTCTGATTTTCTGCGGTCCGAGTCATCCAATCTGGAATCCCTATTGGAACAAAGATCGCTTTCTCCTTCTCCGAAAGGAATCCCTCCCGTGCATCGGCTGTGATCCCTCCAGCGGACCGCTCAATCACTGCACCAATCCAGAATTCCCTCTCGGCTGCATGAAATCCTGGAGCGTGGAAGACGTTGCTCGCATGGCGATCGAATGGATAAACAAGCCCTTCAAATCATGA
- a CDS encoding glycosyltransferase family 2 protein — MDLKNFPYEASIVIATYDRKDITLRCLDNLAREGVLDWAEIILVDDGSSDKTVEEVEKIWPQIKIVSGDGNLWWGGAMRLGMRIADPGTPCLIWLNNDCRPRPGVLQALRAYALKNRCVASALSVAPSGFFYGGWIRTAWGLCQVAPDSSSIVKIDSFGGNCVAFPRHIVEAVGEMDPRLFHNWADADYALRIRAAGFKSVILNFLICDNEANETATLGSWTESPLPFRTLFAGMRSPKSLLYWPTRAHFFRKHWGWGWGSVLALWPYARFFVMWAISAVFGRGALRTLRRSVKRPSVRN, encoded by the coding sequence GTGGATCTTAAAAATTTCCCCTATGAGGCGTCCATTGTTATCGCCACGTATGACCGAAAAGACATCACCCTCCGCTGTCTGGATAATCTTGCCAGGGAGGGCGTCCTCGACTGGGCCGAAATCATCCTCGTCGATGACGGATCGAGCGACAAGACCGTCGAGGAGGTGGAGAAAATCTGGCCTCAGATAAAAATTGTGTCGGGAGATGGAAACCTGTGGTGGGGGGGGGCGATGCGCCTGGGCATGAGGATTGCCGACCCGGGAACGCCTTGTCTGATCTGGCTCAACAATGATTGCCGCCCGCGCCCGGGTGTTCTCCAGGCGCTTCGTGCGTATGCGCTTAAGAATCGATGTGTCGCCTCAGCCCTTTCGGTGGCTCCATCCGGATTTTTTTATGGAGGATGGATCAGGACCGCTTGGGGACTCTGCCAAGTCGCCCCGGACTCCTCATCAATCGTCAAAATTGATTCGTTCGGAGGAAACTGCGTGGCCTTTCCTCGGCACATCGTCGAAGCCGTCGGTGAAATGGATCCCCGACTTTTTCATAACTGGGCGGATGCCGACTATGCCCTTCGCATTCGCGCTGCGGGTTTCAAAAGCGTGATTCTCAATTTTTTGATCTGCGACAACGAAGCGAACGAAACCGCAACGCTTGGAAGCTGGACAGAAAGCCCCCTTCCGTTTCGGACGCTTTTCGCCGGGATGCGCAGCCCCAAGTCCCTGCTGTATTGGCCTACCCGGGCGCACTTTTTTCGAAAGCACTGGGGATGGGGATGGGGTTCCGTTCTCGCATTGTGGCCCTATGCTCGATTTTTCGTAATGTGGGCGATCTCGGCCGTTTTCGGGCGCGGGGCGTTGCGAACTTTGCGCCGATCCGTCAAACGTCCGTCCGTCCGGAACTAA
- a CDS encoding class I SAM-dependent methyltransferase: MGKVLPALQILKKNRIELQNRRILDYGFGAGTFFRYLPFSAELYGVEQDPVTVEEVQQMLQNRGHRHVNMQVIDVDSWQDHPLLQQTYDLVICSHVLEHLPDPVAFLKVLRKTLAPGGCFLGLVPINELEDNAHHFWKVDRDMVSGWVANANLSLRDYEERDPWSYRVQPFYANESTNRLLTQGLGLGMGIPATLLGGQIWEGIGAALSKLLNWQNTQAVFIAVKSGS, from the coding sequence ATGGGCAAGGTTCTCCCCGCGCTTCAGATTTTGAAGAAGAATCGAATCGAACTCCAAAATCGACGGATTTTGGATTACGGATTCGGAGCAGGCACTTTTTTTCGCTATCTCCCGTTCTCAGCCGAACTCTACGGCGTGGAGCAGGATCCTGTGACCGTTGAAGAGGTCCAGCAGATGCTTCAAAATCGAGGTCACAGGCATGTGAATATGCAGGTTATCGATGTCGATTCGTGGCAGGACCATCCACTGCTTCAGCAAACTTACGATCTGGTCATCTGTAGCCACGTTCTCGAGCATCTTCCCGATCCGGTCGCATTTCTAAAAGTTTTGCGAAAGACCCTTGCCCCCGGAGGCTGCTTTCTCGGGCTCGTTCCAATCAATGAATTGGAAGACAATGCGCACCACTTTTGGAAAGTCGACCGGGACATGGTATCGGGCTGGGTTGCCAATGCTAATCTTTCTCTCCGAGACTATGAGGAGCGAGACCCTTGGAGCTACCGCGTCCAACCTTTCTATGCGAACGAGTCCACAAATCGCTTGCTCACTCAGGGGCTGGGTTTGGGGATGGGAATTCCCGCGACTCTTTTAGGAGGGCAAATTTGGGAAGGCATTGGCGCGGCCCTCTCGAAACTCTTGAATTGGCAAAATACCCAGGCTGTTTTTATTGCCGTCAAAAGTGGATCTTAA
- a CDS encoding glycosyltransferase family 9 protein: MKADLRQWLMRKTLRILQRLAVTTQTPVSGGLIIFKPDRLGDFILATGCIRRLDRWSRETLKAPATLIVSEVSRSLAAREFPELPLIVSEIYDDSQNVPHFLQVLFALRKRLLPLRGRQVACLRHQRFVVHELLLAWLSPATIILLDDCPLMPAKPPQYPWRRVISASYPVDVKDTPLELEAHARVASLLMGQPCSPQEIAPKLTTFPTRDNGELLVFPYGSDFVRNYPPDRLLDVLRAARQMNFTAIRFCAGNADEAAAMSLVDSLADQPGCSVLMSITPNIECAAKLIAGSRMVLSMESGPAHLAIALDKAGIFILGGGHHGIFAPWGSPPRQHWIDRPLPCYHCNWKCIFDEAKCITEIAPSRIIEVIQSTLESFPPHPFPTVAS, translated from the coding sequence ATGAAAGCCGATCTTCGCCAGTGGCTCATGCGGAAAACTCTTCGAATTCTGCAAAGACTGGCAGTAACGACGCAAACGCCGGTTTCCGGAGGATTGATCATCTTCAAACCTGATCGCCTGGGCGATTTCATATTGGCGACGGGCTGCATTCGCCGCCTGGATCGCTGGTCCCGGGAGACGTTGAAGGCTCCTGCGACCCTCATTGTTTCTGAAGTTTCCCGATCGCTGGCGGCTCGCGAATTTCCGGAACTCCCCCTGATTGTCAGTGAAATTTACGACGATAGTCAGAACGTTCCCCACTTTCTCCAAGTCTTATTTGCCCTCCGAAAAAGGCTTCTTCCTCTGCGCGGTCGACAAGTCGCTTGCTTACGACACCAACGATTCGTTGTGCACGAACTGCTTCTTGCCTGGCTCTCACCGGCTACGATCATCCTGCTTGACGATTGCCCGCTGATGCCGGCCAAGCCGCCACAATATCCTTGGAGAAGGGTTATTTCGGCGTCGTATCCCGTCGACGTGAAAGACACCCCCCTCGAACTGGAGGCGCATGCCCGGGTTGCGTCTCTTCTGATGGGACAACCATGCTCGCCTCAGGAAATCGCCCCCAAACTGACGACTTTTCCAACCCGTGACAACGGGGAGCTGCTGGTTTTTCCCTACGGGAGCGACTTCGTCCGAAATTATCCGCCGGATCGCCTGCTTGACGTGCTCCGCGCGGCCAGACAGATGAATTTCACGGCTATCCGATTTTGTGCGGGCAACGCGGACGAAGCCGCCGCGATGTCGTTGGTTGATTCGCTTGCTGACCAACCGGGCTGTTCTGTGCTCATGTCCATCACGCCAAATATCGAATGCGCAGCGAAGCTGATCGCCGGTTCCCGGATGGTTCTTTCGATGGAATCGGGACCAGCCCACCTGGCCATCGCACTCGACAAGGCCGGCATCTTCATTCTCGGGGGGGGGCATCACGGAATTTTCGCCCCATGGGGTTCTCCCCCGCGTCAGCACTGGATCGATCGGCCCCTTCCTTGTTATCACTGCAATTGGAAATGCATTTTCGATGAGGCTAAATGCATCACGGAGATCGCGCCTTCGCGGATCATCGAGGTGATTCAATCAACTCTTGAATCTTTCCCCCCCCACCCGTTCCCTACAGTCGCTTCGTGA
- a CDS encoding FkbM family methyltransferase, with translation MIAQQISNLELFLRRAKVGEEVRSAFGRSKRWLTRWWDPAVSREIANVTLSLPLSHPLPINLEIFPLYDRQITPLVASLRKKYPDLRMIDVGANIGDTAALAKAETDIPVLCIEGNPRILPYLKRNLSRLGTIQLAETFVGMENGAVAFEIEHTPGSASIRRNRNADHSLPLATMQTILKKFPEFADAKFLKVDTDGFDGTVLRSARDYLTRTQPVLLFEVDPKLLGQQGEDAHALLDFLVSLNYEQFMIYDNFGNFLISLDRDQQDGFRDLVSYHLNSIQSLYWDVIAFASIDRDVHDKFRISERNRCVIRRLP, from the coding sequence ATGATTGCCCAGCAAATCAGCAATCTGGAACTTTTTCTTCGCCGAGCAAAGGTCGGGGAAGAGGTCCGCAGCGCATTCGGTCGTTCAAAAAGGTGGCTGACGCGCTGGTGGGATCCCGCCGTGAGTCGCGAGATTGCTAATGTCACGCTTAGCCTCCCGCTTTCTCATCCGCTCCCGATCAATTTGGAAATCTTTCCCCTTTACGATCGGCAAATCACGCCACTAGTGGCGAGCCTTCGGAAAAAATATCCCGATCTTCGGATGATTGATGTCGGAGCGAATATCGGCGACACTGCGGCATTGGCAAAAGCTGAGACCGATATTCCCGTTTTGTGCATCGAAGGTAATCCCCGAATCCTCCCGTATCTCAAGCGGAACCTTTCTCGATTGGGAACCATTCAACTAGCGGAAACCTTTGTTGGAATGGAGAACGGCGCGGTCGCTTTTGAAATTGAACACACTCCGGGGAGCGCGTCCATCCGTCGAAACCGGAATGCCGATCACTCGCTTCCCTTGGCAACAATGCAAACAATTTTGAAAAAATTCCCCGAATTCGCGGATGCCAAATTTCTGAAGGTCGACACGGACGGATTTGACGGGACGGTTCTCCGTTCGGCCAGGGATTATCTCACGCGAACTCAACCCGTGCTGCTTTTTGAAGTCGACCCCAAGTTGCTTGGCCAGCAAGGGGAAGACGCCCATGCGCTTCTCGATTTTCTGGTTTCGCTTAACTATGAGCAGTTCATGATTTATGATAATTTTGGTAATTTTCTCATTTCGCTCGATCGGGATCAACAAGACGGTTTTCGAGACCTCGTTTCCTATCACTTAAACTCTATTCAATCACTTTATTGGGATGTCATTGCATTCGCTTCGATAGACCGGGATGTCCATGATAAGTTTCGCATCTCGGAGAGGAATCGATGTGTCATTCGGAGATTACCTTGA
- a CDS encoding O-antigen ligase family protein, with protein MLLILAGVMTLFAVVRNRAPAAPGAVIGVAVFAGYVIWRCVHGLDLYLSRVELQQTLLGALAFFVASSGLGDARSRFAFLGILLVAATGQAILGFVQFSLGGFSAPLGWFSLNLKAEYAGRFLTRSHGLFINPNHFAWFETWAALFCVALACWARTGVVMRILLGYLALMFLVAGVLSGSRGGMAALMAGLITFGLASGAAVCLTIRRGGLPIVLGVGALLAVCAGAIFTVYSGNWVAQARVDSLQSVDVREYYLREAFRLFQTFPLLGAGPEAFRYAARLYRVDQDNLSGDALFAHDDWLQTLTEYGVVGFGLALLAVAILLGGGLVRFLQTVRLRALGGDRPFSNSGAILLGALSATVAFCVHSLTDFNLHIPANAMLAGATLGLLASTLPGERKGAARLPVVILRVLGGVGTATLVGALALMTWQHGPADYQSLAAANAFAVGNVKTALAHTERGLRWQPDDAALLATKGRALYAFESAQSFEGTNALSEEAVMAQAAKEEALEAQKGDAADDEEEAEEEENVPAIKELTPEERRKLYQSSADAFAAAQKQQPAERAFYVERGKALAETGAEAEAVRQYLAAIELDPRADFTYGALGDYFYEKDQLPRALRIFTLGAPLMWEGYCATREKDVAEELFPPPDAGDSQ; from the coding sequence GTGCTTTTGATTCTCGCGGGAGTGATGACCCTTTTCGCGGTGGTAAGAAATCGAGCCCCGGCGGCTCCGGGGGCGGTGATCGGGGTCGCTGTCTTTGCTGGCTACGTGATCTGGAGGTGCGTGCACGGCCTGGATCTTTACCTGAGTCGGGTCGAGCTGCAGCAGACCCTCCTTGGGGCGCTGGCCTTTTTCGTCGCCAGCAGTGGGCTGGGGGATGCGCGGTCGCGATTTGCCTTTCTGGGAATCCTGCTCGTCGCGGCGACCGGGCAGGCCATTCTTGGATTCGTGCAATTCTCGCTCGGTGGATTCTCGGCTCCGCTTGGCTGGTTTTCTCTGAACCTGAAAGCCGAATATGCCGGGCGATTCCTCACCCGATCCCACGGGCTGTTCATCAATCCCAACCATTTCGCGTGGTTCGAAACCTGGGCTGCGTTGTTTTGCGTGGCGCTCGCGTGCTGGGCCCGCACCGGCGTGGTGATGCGCATTCTTCTGGGGTATCTGGCACTGATGTTTCTTGTGGCGGGCGTGCTCTCGGGCAGCCGCGGCGGAATGGCCGCGCTGATGGCGGGCTTGATCACCTTCGGGCTCGCGAGCGGCGCGGCGGTGTGCTTGACAATTCGCCGCGGGGGGCTGCCGATCGTCCTTGGAGTGGGCGCCCTGCTTGCCGTATGCGCTGGCGCGATTTTCACGGTGTATTCCGGGAATTGGGTGGCCCAGGCCCGCGTTGATTCCCTCCAGAGCGTCGATGTGCGCGAATACTACCTGAGGGAAGCCTTTCGCCTGTTTCAGACCTTTCCGTTGCTGGGAGCCGGACCGGAAGCCTTCCGCTACGCGGCGCGGTTGTATCGGGTGGATCAGGACAACCTCTCGGGCGATGCGCTTTTCGCCCATGACGACTGGTTGCAAACGCTCACGGAATATGGCGTCGTCGGGTTCGGGCTCGCCTTGCTCGCGGTCGCGATTCTTCTCGGCGGCGGCCTGGTTCGGTTTCTGCAAACCGTGCGGTTGCGGGCGCTCGGCGGAGATCGGCCGTTCAGCAATTCCGGGGCGATCCTCCTCGGGGCGCTGTCGGCCACTGTGGCGTTCTGCGTGCACAGCCTGACTGATTTCAATCTCCACATTCCCGCAAATGCGATGCTGGCCGGCGCCACGCTGGGACTTCTGGCCAGCACGCTTCCCGGGGAGCGCAAGGGCGCGGCGCGGCTGCCGGTCGTGATTCTGCGAGTTCTGGGAGGAGTGGGGACGGCGACGCTGGTCGGTGCACTGGCACTAATGACGTGGCAACACGGCCCCGCGGATTACCAGAGCCTCGCCGCGGCAAATGCGTTTGCGGTCGGCAACGTGAAGACCGCCCTGGCCCACACGGAGCGTGGCCTGCGGTGGCAGCCGGACGATGCGGCGCTACTGGCGACGAAAGGCCGCGCGCTCTACGCTTTCGAATCTGCCCAAAGCTTCGAGGGGACGAACGCGCTTTCCGAGGAAGCGGTGATGGCACAGGCCGCAAAGGAGGAAGCCCTCGAAGCGCAGAAGGGCGACGCCGCTGACGACGAGGAGGAAGCAGAAGAGGAGGAGAACGTGCCGGCGATCAAGGAGTTGACGCCGGAAGAGCGCCGGAAGCTTTACCAGTCTTCCGCCGATGCCTTCGCCGCAGCCCAGAAGCAGCAGCCCGCGGAGCGCGCCTTTTATGTCGAACGGGGCAAGGCGCTGGCCGAGACCGGCGCGGAGGCAGAGGCCGTGCGCCAGTATCTTGCCGCCATCGAGCTCGATCCGCGCGCGGATTTCACCTACGGCGCCCTGGGGGACTACTTTTACGAGAAAGATCAACTTCCGCGCGCCCTCCGCATCTTCACCCTTGGAGCGCCCCTGATGTGGGAAGGGTATTGCGCGACCCGGGAGAAGGACGTGGCGGAAGAACTTTTCCCGCCTCCCGATGCAGGAGATTCCCAATGA
- a CDS encoding outer membrane beta-barrel protein: protein MIIHASQRVLGLAFAFGILGWGLFLAPISAPAAETSSTLMLESVPAEPFADAADETDAEPVPTPSSATGSSATEKPMDLLSPPPVTERESPLVSLWDFVTQAFELSGPGDPNHPDRLRLTIATNVGYDDNVLTTKNDPIASGTAGLNGTISYNLGSERLKIASSLALGTTYYDNRPGDSTDYNGTFGGQISYYATRRLLLSGNFSISYLSQPNPTLIGGVSRFQGDYWAANIGIDISYNIRPRLSARLGFSFSGIQYTDEVINQGSGFYQQTYRIGLDYLVSPRVTLTTEYRYSPLSYYEADQDSTGHILTVGFITSITPKLKWTLQGGVEARQLQNETQGGSSEYLGPFLETDLAYTFAPNSSLVGTLRYGTEPSGVAGISVRETLRGSLGIAYAFTGRLTGSLSLSYQHDNYDQPGDQSDFAQQFTTASVGLAFRINPAISVNANYTRSAVQSDFEADEYTRGVTTLGLEIIF from the coding sequence ATGATCATCCACGCTTCTCAACGGGTGCTTGGTCTTGCCTTCGCCTTCGGCATTTTGGGCTGGGGATTATTCCTGGCGCCAATTTCCGCTCCGGCCGCGGAGACGTCTTCTACCCTCATGCTCGAGAGTGTTCCCGCAGAGCCGTTCGCGGATGCCGCTGACGAAACGGATGCGGAGCCCGTCCCGACGCCTTCGTCTGCGACCGGCAGTTCCGCGACGGAGAAGCCAATGGACCTGCTGAGTCCTCCGCCAGTCACGGAGCGAGAGTCCCCCCTCGTATCACTCTGGGATTTCGTGACGCAGGCGTTCGAACTGAGTGGTCCTGGGGATCCCAATCACCCTGACAGGCTGCGACTCACCATCGCCACGAATGTCGGTTACGACGACAACGTCCTGACGACCAAAAACGACCCCATTGCCAGCGGCACGGCTGGCCTGAACGGGACGATCTCCTACAACCTGGGCTCGGAGCGCCTGAAGATCGCCAGCTCGCTCGCGCTGGGGACCACCTATTACGATAACCGGCCCGGCGACAGCACCGATTACAACGGCACTTTTGGCGGGCAGATTTCGTATTACGCGACCAGACGGCTTCTCCTCTCGGGCAATTTCTCGATTTCCTATCTTTCCCAGCCGAATCCGACCCTCATTGGCGGTGTCTCCCGGTTTCAGGGTGACTACTGGGCAGCGAACATCGGTATCGACATCAGTTACAACATCCGCCCCCGGTTGTCGGCCCGGCTGGGATTCAGCTTCAGCGGCATCCAATATACCGATGAAGTCATCAACCAAGGCTCCGGATTTTATCAACAAACCTACCGGATCGGGCTCGATTACCTCGTCTCTCCGCGGGTGACCCTCACGACGGAATATCGCTATAGCCCGCTTTCGTATTACGAAGCCGATCAGGATTCGACCGGTCACATCCTGACTGTCGGCTTCATCACGTCGATCACCCCAAAATTGAAATGGACGCTTCAGGGCGGCGTGGAGGCGCGACAGCTTCAGAATGAGACCCAGGGTGGCTCCTCGGAGTATCTCGGGCCCTTCCTGGAAACGGATCTCGCATACACCTTCGCGCCGAACTCGTCCCTGGTGGGCACCCTGCGCTACGGCACTGAGCCTTCCGGGGTGGCGGGCATCTCGGTGCGCGAGACATTGCGCGGCAGCCTTGGGATCGCCTACGCATTCACCGGCCGGCTCACTGGCAGCCTGTCGCTGTCCTATCAGCATGACAATTACGATCAGCCCGGCGACCAGAGCGATTTCGCCCAGCAATTTACCACGGCCTCCGTCGGACTGGCATTCCGCATCAACCCAGCGATCTCCGTGAACGCCAATTACACGCGTTCTGCGGTGCAGTCGGATTTCGAAGCCGATGAATATACCCGGGGCGTCACGACTCTCGGCTTGGAAATCATTTTTTAG